In Phorcysia thermohydrogeniphila, the DNA window AGAAACTTTAATTGACACGCTGAAAAACCTTGATATGATGCACCCAGACGTTGTAGTTCTTAGGCATCCATGTGAGGGAGCTCCCTACACCGTCTCTAAGTTTATAAGGGCTTCAATCGTCAACGCCGGAGATGGCCGTCATCAGCATCCCACTCAGGCGCTCCTTGATGCTGTTACTCTGGTTGAACACTTTGGAACTCTTGAAGGTAAAAGAATAACTATCATAGGCGACATCGCTAACAGTAGGGTGGCAAGGTCTGACGCAATTCTTTTCAGGAAACTTGGGGCTGAGGTTTTTGTTTTTGGTCCATCCACTATGATGCCCCGTTTTCCAGAGGCAATTGGTGTAAAAAGGTTAAGCTCTTTTGAGGAAGTGGCGGAAGTTTCTGATGCTGTGATTCTCTTAAGAATTCAGCTTGAAAGACAGGACGCAAAGAAAGTTTTCCCGTCACTTAAAGAGTATGCAGAGCTCTTTGGAATGAACAAAAAACGACTTTCCATGCTAAAGCCAGAAACTGTTATCCTTCACCCCGGACCTTTCAATAGGGGCGTGGAGCTAAACAACGATGTCGTGAATTCAGACCGTTCCCTTATATTTTCGCAGGTTGAAACGGGACTTGCAGTGAGAATGGTAATTCTTTCGCTCCTTTGCGGCAGGAAGGAAAAGCTAAAGGAGGAGATAGCATGAGGAGAGTTCTCTTATTGGGAGGAATAATCCTCCTCTTTGGGTGTATAGAAGGAGGCGTTTTAAACAAGGATCTTGTGTATAAAAACGAAAAAGGAGACGTTGTCTTTAGTCACGTTTACCATGTGAAAGTGAAAAAGCAGAGGTGTTCCTATTGCCACCCAAAGCTCTTTAAGAAAAGGTTTGGGACTACCAAGTTTACGATGCAGGATATCTGGGAAGGCAAGTTCTGTGGGGCTTGCCATAACGGAGTGAAAGCCTTTGATGCTAAGAAGCAGGAGAACTGCTCAAGGTGTCACCGTGGGAAAACAACGGAAGAGGTGAGAAAGTAATGACGTCTTTGCTTATAAGAGGAGGAAAAGTAGTAGACCCTTCTCAGGGGATTGAGGGGAAGTTTGACGTTCTTATAGAGAATGGAAGAGTTGTTAGGATAGAGAAAAACATTTCGCCTTCTGAGGCTTCTTCCGTTCTTGACGTTAACGGACTTGTAGTGTCTCCCGGATTTATTGACCTTCACGCCCATTTGAGGGACCCCGGACAGGAGTGGAAGGAAGATATAGAGAGTGGCTCTCAGGCTGCAGTTGCCGGTGGAATTACGTCCGTTTGCTGTATGGCCAATACCGACCCTGTCAACGATAACCCGACTGTTACAAAGTACATAGTTGATAAGGCGAAACGGGTAGGCTTGTGCGATGTTTTCCCGATAGGGGCTATTACGAAGGGGTTAAAGGGAGAAGAACTTGCAGAAATAGGCCTTATGGTGAAGGCAGGAATTGTTGCGATTTCTGACGATGGAGAGGCTACGAAGGACTCTAAGCTTCTCCGAAATGCTATGGACTACGCTAAGAGCTTGGGAATTCCCGTTTTCACCCACAGCGAGGACAAAAGTTTGTCTGCCGGTGGCCATATGAACGAGGGAGTTCTTTCCAACTACCTCGGAGTTCCCGGAATGCCGGCAGAGGCGGAAGAAATAGGAGTAATTAGGGATATCCTACTCGCAAAGTTAACAGGAGTACACCTTCACATCTGTCACGTTTCAACCAAGGGAGCTCTTGAGATAATAAAGCGGGCAAAAGAGGAAGGAGTAAGGGTAACCTGCGAGGTTACCCCTCATCACTTTACGCTGACAGAAGAGGCCGTAAAGGGTTTTGATACGAACGCAAAGATGTGTCCTCCTTTGAGAACAAAGAGGGATGTAGAGGCCTGTAAAGAATCTTT includes these proteins:
- a CDS encoding aspartate carbamoyltransferase catalytic subunit, which gives rise to MRHLISAEDVSRELFYEIYNLSCRVKKALREGRKKFSVLRGKCVVNLFFEPSTRTRSSFEKAGKFLSADVINITASASSVKKGETLIDTLKNLDMMHPDVVVLRHPCEGAPYTVSKFIRASIVNAGDGRHQHPTQALLDAVTLVEHFGTLEGKRITIIGDIANSRVARSDAILFRKLGAEVFVFGPSTMMPRFPEAIGVKRLSSFEEVAEVSDAVILLRIQLERQDAKKVFPSLKEYAELFGMNKKRLSMLKPETVILHPGPFNRGVELNNDVVNSDRSLIFSQVETGLAVRMVILSLLCGRKEKLKEEIA
- a CDS encoding dihydroorotase, with amino-acid sequence MTSLLIRGGKVVDPSQGIEGKFDVLIENGRVVRIEKNISPSEASSVLDVNGLVVSPGFIDLHAHLRDPGQEWKEDIESGSQAAVAGGITSVCCMANTDPVNDNPTVTKYIVDKAKRVGLCDVFPIGAITKGLKGEELAEIGLMVKAGIVAISDDGEATKDSKLLRNAMDYAKSLGIPVFTHSEDKSLSAGGHMNEGVLSNYLGVPGMPAEAEEIGVIRDILLAKLTGVHLHICHVSTKGALEIIKRAKEEGVRVTCEVTPHHFTLTEEAVKGFDTNAKMCPPLRTKRDVEACKESLRTGVADVIATDHAPHSEDEKLVEFCQAPFGIIGFQTLLPLSLNLVREGYLTLPQLIEKLSVNPAKIINKKDIGTLRPGARANVTIFDPEEEYTFTKEMIKSKSSNTPFLGWKLKGKVKFTIYNGKIVFKDL
- a CDS encoding cytochrome c3 family protein, with product MRRVLLLGGIILLFGCIEGGVLNKDLVYKNEKGDVVFSHVYHVKVKKQRCSYCHPKLFKKRFGTTKFTMQDIWEGKFCGACHNGVKAFDAKKQENCSRCHRGKTTEEVRK